In Quercus robur chromosome 11, dhQueRobu3.1, whole genome shotgun sequence, the following proteins share a genomic window:
- the LOC126706000 gene encoding cytochrome P450 CYP73A100-like, giving the protein MGHLKSIFYTLVTTILILIPFNKFLFSHLSTPFFTPILLLVPLIVYYYFHSISNHSTNLPPGPLSIPIFGNWLQVGNDLNHRLLASMAQTYGPIFLLKLGSKNLAVVSNPELANQVLHTQGVEFGSRPRNVVFDIFTGNGQDMVFTVYGDHWRKMRRIMTLPFFTNKVVHQYSDMWEEEMDLVVHDLNKNEEVRTKGIVIRKRLQLMLYNVMYRMMFDAKFESQEDPLFIEATKFNSERSRLAQSFEYNYGDFIPLLRPFLNGYLNRCRDLQSRRLAFFNNYFLEKRRKIMAANGEKHKISCAIDHIIDAQMKGEINAENVLYIVENINVAAIETTLWSMEWAIAELVNHPHVQRKIREEISTVLKGQAVTESNLHELPYLQATVKETLRLHSPIPLLVPHMNLEEAKLGGYTIPKESKVVVNAWWLSNNPEWWKNPEEFRPERFLEEECGTDAVAGGKVDFRFLPFGMGRRSCPGIILALPILGLIISKLVCNFEMRAPLGMEKIDVSEKGGQFSLHIANHSTVAFEPIMA; this is encoded by the exons atggGTCATCTAAAATCCATCTTTTACACCCTTGTTACCACAATACTAATTCTCATTCCATTTAACAAGTTCTTATTCTCCCACCTCTCCACACCTTTTTTCACACCAATCCTTCTCTTAGTTCCTCTCATTGTTTACTACTATTTCCATTCTATTTCTAACCACTCTACCAACCTCCCTCCAGGTCCTCTCTCTATCCCAATCTTTGGAAACTGGCTCCAAGTTGGCAATGACCTAAACCACCGCCTTTTAGCCTCCATGGCTCAAACCTATGGCCCCATATTCCTCCTCAAACTTGGGTCCAAAAACTTAGCTGTTGTGTCCAACCCTGAGCTTGCCAACCAAGTCCTCCACACACAAGGTGTTGAATTTGGTTCACGCCCACGTAATGTTGTGTTTGATATCTTCACAGGCAATGGACAAGACATGGTTTTCACAGTCTATGGTGACCATTGGCGCAAAATGAGACGCATCATGACGCTACCATTTTTCACCAACAAAGTTGTGCACCAATATAGTGATATGTGGGAGGAAGAGATGGACTTGGTTGTACATGACTTGAACAAAAATGAGGAAGTGAGAACCAAGGGAATAGTTATTAGGAAGAGATTGCAATTGATGCTTTACAATGTTATGTACAGGATGATGTTTGATGCCAAGTTTGAGTCACAAGAGGACCCTTTGTTCATTGAGGCAACAAAGTTTAACTCTGAAAGGAGTCGATTGGCTCAGAGTTTTGAGTACAATTATGGGGATTTTATTCCTTTGCTTAGACCATTTTTAAATGGGTACTTGAACAGGTGCAGAGATTTGCAAAGTAGGCGGCTCGCATTTTTCAACAACTATTTTCTCGAGAAAAGAAG GAAAATAATGGCTGCCAATGGAGAGAAGCATAAAATAAGCTGTGCGATTGATCACATAATAGATGCTCAAATGAAAGGAGAAATCAATGCAGAAAATGTGCTATACATAGTCGAGAACATCAATGTTGCAGCAATTGAGACAACATTATGGTCCATGGAATGGGCTATAGCTGAGTTGGTCAACCATCCTCATGTCCAACGCAAGATTCGCGAAGAAATCTCAACCGTCCTAAAGGGCCAAGCAGTCACGGAATCTAACCTCCATGAGCTACCATATTTGCAAGCCACTGTAAAAGAGACATTGAGGTTGCACAGCCCAATACCTTTGTTGGTACCCCATATGAACCTTGAAGAAGCAAAACTTGGGGGTTACACCATTCCTAAAGAGTCAAAGGTGGTAGTAAATGCATGGTGGCTATCAAACAACCCTGAATGGTGGAAAAACCCTGAGGAATTCCGGCCAGAGCGGTTCTTGGAAGAAGAATGTGGCACAGATGCTGTGGCTGGTGGTAAGGTCGATTTTCGATTCTTACCATTTGGCATGGGTAGGAGGAGCTGTCCCGGTATCATTCTAGCACTGCCAATATTAGGCCTTATCATTTCCAAATTAGTGTGTAACTTTGAGATGAGGGCTCCTCTTGGAATGGAGAAGATTGATGTGAGTGAGAAAGGGGGGCAATTCAGCTTGCACATTGCAAACCATTCTACAGTTGCCTTCGAGCCGATTATGGCATGA